Proteins encoded together in one Staphylococcus aureus window:
- the ypdA gene encoding bacillithiol disulfide reductase YpdA codes for MQKVESIIIGGGPCGLSAAIEQKRKGIDTLIIEKGNVVESIYNYPTHQTFFSSSDKLSIGDVPFIVEESKPRRNQALVYYREVVKHHQLKVNAFEEVLTVKKMNNKFTITTTKDVYECRFLTIATGYYGQHNTLEVEGADLPKVFHYFKEAHPYFDQDVVIIGGKNSAIDAALELEKAGANVTVLYRGGDYSPSIKPWILPNFTALVNHEKIDMEFNANVTQITEDTVTYEVNGESKTIHNDYVFAMIGYHPDYEFLKSVGIQINTNEFGTAPMYNKETYETNIENCYIAGVIAAGNDANTIFIENGKFHGGIIAQSMLAKKQTPLES; via the coding sequence ATGCAAAAAGTTGAAAGTATCATAATTGGTGGAGGGCCATGCGGATTAAGTGCGGCTATTGAACAAAAAAGAAAAGGTATTGATACCTTAATTATTGAAAAGGGTAATGTCGTTGAATCAATCTACAATTATCCTACTCACCAAACATTTTTCTCATCAAGTGATAAATTAAGTATTGGGGACGTACCGTTTATCGTTGAAGAAAGTAAACCAAGACGTAATCAAGCGCTAGTTTATTACCGAGAAGTTGTAAAACATCATCAATTAAAAGTAAATGCATTTGAAGAAGTATTAACTGTTAAAAAAATGAATAATAAATTTACTATTACTACGACGAAAGATGTTTATGAATGTCGATTTTTAACAATCGCGACAGGCTATTATGGTCAGCATAATACATTAGAAGTTGAAGGTGCGGATTTACCTAAAGTGTTCCATTATTTTAAAGAGGCACATCCGTATTTTGATCAAGATGTTGTAATTATCGGTGGTAAGAATTCGGCTATCGATGCTGCTTTGGAGTTGGAAAAAGCTGGTGCTAACGTGACGGTTCTATATCGTGGTGGAGATTATTCGCCTTCAATTAAACCGTGGATACTTCCAAATTTCACAGCATTAGTAAATCATGAAAAAATTGACATGGAATTTAATGCTAATGTTACCCAAATAACTGAAGATACTGTGACTTATGAAGTAAATGGTGAAAGTAAAACGATACACAATGATTATGTATTTGCGATGATTGGTTATCATCCCGATTATGAATTTTTAAAATCTGTAGGCATTCAAATTAATACAAATGAATTTGGAACAGCGCCTATGTATAATAAAGAAACATACGAAACAAATATCGAAAATTGCTATATTGCAGGTGTAATTGCTGCAGGGAACGATGCGAATACCATTTTTATTGAAAATGGTAAATTCCACGGGGGCATTATTGCTCAAAGCATGCTAGCTAAGAAACAAACGCCCTTAGAATCATAA
- the ebpS gene encoding elastin-binding protein EbpS, translated as MSNNFKDDFEKNRQSIDTNSHQDHTEDVEKDQSELEHQDTIENTEQQFPPRNAQRRKRRRDLATNHNKQVHNESQTSEDNVQNEAGTIDDRQVESSHSTESQEPSHQDSTPQHEEEYYNKNAFAMDKSHPEPIEDNDKHDTIKNAENNTEHSTVSDKSEAEQSQQPKPYFTTGANQSETSKNEHDNDSVKQDQDEPKEHHNGKKAAAIGAGTAGVAGAAGAMAASKAKKHSNDAQNKSNSGKANNSTEDKASQDKSKDHHNGKKGAAIGAGTAGLAGGAASKSASAASKPHASNNASQNHDEHDNHDRDKERKKGGMAKVLLPLIAAVLIIGALAIFGGMALNNHNNGTKENKIANTNKNNADESKDKDTSKDASKDKSKSTDSDKSKEDQDKATKDESDNDQNNANQANNQAQNNQNQQQANQNQQQQQQRQGGGQRHTVNGQENLYRIAIQYYGSGSPENVEKIRRANGLSGNNIRNGQQIVIP; from the coding sequence ATGTCTAATAATTTTAAAGATGACTTTGAAAAAAATCGTCAATCGATAGACACAAATTCACATCAAGACCATACGGAAGATGTTGAAAAAGACCAATCAGAATTAGAACATCAGGATACAATAGAGAATACGGAGCAACAGTTTCCGCCAAGAAATGCCCAAAGAAGAAAAAGACGCCGTGATTTAGCAACGAATCATAATAAACAAGTTCACAATGAATCACAAACATCTGAAGACAATGTTCAAAATGAGGCTGGCACAATAGATGATCGTCAAGTCGAATCATCACACAGTACTGAAAGTCAAGAACCTAGCCATCAAGACAGTACACCTCAACATGAAGAGGAATATTATAATAAGAATGCTTTTGCAATGGATAAATCACATCCAGAACCAATCGAAGACAATGATAAACACGATACTATTAAAAATGCAGAAAATAACACTGAGCATTCAACAGTTTCTGATAAGAGTGAAGCTGAACAATCTCAGCAACCTAAACCATATTTTACAACAGGTGCTAACCAATCAGAAACATCAAAAAATGAACATGATAATGATTCTGTAAAACAAGATCAAGATGAACCTAAAGAACATCATAATGGTAAAAAAGCAGCAGCTATTGGTGCTGGAACAGCAGGTGTTGCAGGTGCAGCTGGTGCAATGGCTGCTTCTAAAGCTAAGAAACATTCAAATGACGCTCAAAACAAAAGTAATTCTGGCAAGGCGAATAACTCGACTGAGGATAAAGCGTCTCAAGATAAGTCTAAAGATCATCATAATGGCAAAAAAGGTGCAGCGATCGGTGCTGGAACAGCAGGTTTGGCTGGAGGCGCAGCAAGTAAAAGTGCTTCTGCCGCTTCAAAACCACATGCCTCTAATAATGCAAGCCAAAACCATGATGAACATGACAATCATGACAGAGATAAAGAACGTAAAAAAGGTGGCATGGCCAAAGTATTGTTACCATTAATTGCAGCTGTACTAATTATCGGTGCATTAGCGATATTTGGAGGCATGGCATTAAACAATCATAATAATGGTACAAAAGAAAATAAAATCGCGAATACAAATAAAAATAATGCTGATGAAAGTAAAGACAAAGACACATCTAAAGACGCTTCTAAAGATAAATCAAAATCTACAGACAGTGATAAATCAAAAGAGGATCAAGACAAAGCGACTAAAGATGAATCTGATAATGATCAAAACAACGCTAATCAAGCGAACAATCAAGCACAAAATAATCAAAATCAACAACAAGCTAATCAAAATCAACAACAGCAACAACAACGTCAAGGTGGTGGCCAAAGACATACAGTGAATGGTCAAGAAAACTTATACCGTATCGCAATTCAATACTACGGTTCAGGTTCACCGGAAAATGTTGAAAAAATTAGACGTGCCAATGGTTTAAGTGGTAACAATATTAGAAACGGTCAACAAATCGTTATTCCATAA